In Arvicola amphibius chromosome 13, mArvAmp1.2, whole genome shotgun sequence, a genomic segment contains:
- the Adcy4 gene encoding adenylate cyclase type 4, with protein MARLFSPRPPPSEDLFYETYYSLSQQYPLLLLLLVIVLCTLVALPAVAWASGRELTSDPSFLTTVLCGLGGFSLLLGLASREQQLQRWTRPLSGLIWAALLALGHGFLFTGGVVSAWDQVSFFLFLIFTVYAMLPLGMRDAAVAGLTSSLSHLLVLGLYLGWQPDSQRALLPQLAANAVLFLCGNVVGAYHKALMERALRATFREALSSLHSRRRLDTEKKHQEHLLLSILPAYLAQEMKAEIMARLQAVQVSRPENNFHSLYVKRHQGVSVLYADIVGFTRLASECSPKELVLMLNELFGKFDQIAKEHECMRIKILGDCYYCVSGLPLSLPDHAINCVRMGLDMCRAIRKLRVATGVDINMRVGVHSGSVLCGVIGLQKWQYDVWSHDVTLANHMEAGGVPGRVHITGATLALLAGAYAVESADVEHRDPYLRELGEPTYLVIDPRAEEEDEKVTAKGLLSSLEGHKMRPSLLMTRYLESWGAAKPFAHLSHVDSPISTSTPLPEKAFGTQWSLDRSRTPRGLDDEMDTGDAKFFQVIEQLNSQKQWKQSKDFNLLTLYFRDPEMEKQYRLSALPAFKYYAACTFLVFLCNFTIQMLVTNRLPALAITYSITFLLFLLLLFVCFSEHLTKCVQKGPKMLHWLPALSVLVATRPGLRVALGTATILLVFTMAIASLLFLPVSSDCLFLASNASSMASNASWELPGSLPLISIPYSMHCCVLGFLSCSVFLHMSFELKVLLLLLWLVASSSLFLHSYAWLSDCLIAHLYQSPLDSRPGVLKEPKLMGAIYFFIFFFTLLVLARQNEYYCRLDFLWKKKLRQEREETETMENLTRLLLENVLPAHVAPQFIGQNRRNEDLYHQSYECVCVLFASVPDFKEFYSESNINHEGLECLRLLNEIIADFDELLSKPKFSGVEKIKTIGSTYMAATGLNATSGQDTQQDADRSCSHLGTMVEFAVALGSKLDMINKHSFNNFRLRVGLNHGPVVAGVIGAQKPQYDIWGNTVNVASRMESTGVLGKIQVTEETARALQSLGYICYSRGVIKVKGKGQLCTYFLNTDLTRTGSPSAP; from the exons ATGGCCCGCCTCTTCAGTCCCCGGCCGCCTCCCAGCGAAGATCTCTTCTACGAGACCTACTACAGCCTGAGCCAACAGTACCCACTGCTACTATTGCTTCTGGTCATCGTGCTCTGCACGCTGGTGGCACTGCCAGCCGTCGCCTGGGCCAGCGGCAGG GAGCTGACCTCAGACCCAAGCTTCCTGACAACCGTGCTGTGTGGTTTGGgtggcttctctctgctcttggggCTGGCTTCCCGGGAGCAGCAACTGCAGCGCTGGACACGACCTCTTTCTGGCCTCATATGGGCTGCGCTGCTGGCATTAGGCCATGGATTCCTGTTCACTGGGGGTGTGGTGAGCGCCTGGGACCAG GTGTcgtttttcctcttcctcatcttcaccGTGTATGCCATGTTGCCCTTGGGCATGCGGGACGCCGCTGTTGCGGGCCTCACCTCATCGCTCTCACATCTGCTGGTCCTTGGACTGTACCTTGGGTGGCAGCCTGACTCACAGAGGGCTCTGCTACCACAG TTGGCAGCAAACGCCGTGTTGTTCCTGTGTGGGAACGTGGTGGGAGCATACCACAAGGCCCTGATGGAGCGGGCACTGCGGGCCACGTTCCGGGAGGCCCTCAGCTCTCTGCACTCACGCCGGAGGTTGGACACTGAGAAAAAGCATCAG GAGCACCTCCTCTTGTCCATCCTTCCTGCCTACCTGGCCCAAGAGATGAAAGCCGAGATCATGGCCCGGCTGCAGGCAGTGCAAGTGTCAcggccagagaacaacttccaCAGCCTGTATGTCAAGAGGCACCAAGGAGTCAG CGTGCTGTATGCTGACATCGTGGGCTTCACGCGGCTGGCCAGCGAGTGCTCCCCTAAAGAGCTAGTGCTTATGCTCAACGAGCTCTTTGGCAAGTTCGACCAAATTGCCAAG GAGCACGAATGCATGCGGATCAAGATCCTGGGAGACTGTTACTACTGTGTCTCCGGGCTGCCACTCTCGCTGCCAGACCACGCCATCAACTGCGTGCGCATGGGACTGGACATGTGCCGGGCCATCAG GAAACTTCGGGTAGCCACTGGTGTGGACATCAACATGCGTGTGGGCGTGCACTCGGGCAGTGTGCTCTGTGGAGTCATCGGGCTACAGAAGTGGCAGTATGACGTCTGGTCCCATGACGTCACATTGGCCAATCACATGGAAGCTGGCGGTGTGCCAGG ACGAGTGCATATCACAGGGGCTACCCTGGCCCTGCTGGCAGGGGCTTATGCTGTGGAGAGTGCAGACGTGGAACACCGAGACCCATACCTTCGGGAGCTAGGCGAACCTACATACCTGGTCATCGATCCTCGG gctgaggaggaagatgagaaggtcACTGCAAAAGGATtactgtcttctttggagggacaCAAGATGCGTCCGTCACTACTGATGACTCGTTATCTGGAGTCTTGGGGTGCAGCCAAGCCTTTCGCCCACCTAAGCCATGTTGACAGCCCTATATCCACCTCTACTCCACTCCCG GAAAAGGCCTTCGGCACCCAGTGGAGCCTGGACCG GAGTCGTACCCCTCGGGGACTAGATGATGAAATGGACACCGGGGATGCCAAGTTCTTCCAGGTCATCGAGCAACTCAACTCTCAGAA GCAGTGGAAGCAGTCGAAGGACTTCAACCTCCTGACCCTGTACTTCAGAGATCCGGAGATGGAGAAGCAG TATCGACTCTCTGCGCTCCCTGCCTTCAAGTACTACGCAGCCTGCACCTTCCTGGTGTTTCTGTGCAACTTCACTATCCAAATGCTGGTGACAAACAG GCTCCCAGCTCTGGCCATCACCTATAGCAtcaccttcctcctcttccttctccttctcttcgtCTGCTTCTCAGAGCACCTGACG AAGTGTGTCCAGAAAGGTCCCAAAATGTTGCACTGGCTGCCTGcactgtctgtcctggtggccaCACGGCCAGGACTTCGAGTAGCGCTGGGCACTGCCACTATCCTCCTGGTGTTCACCATGGCCATCGCCAGCCTG CTCTTCTTGCCGGTGTCATCAGACTGCCTTTTCCTGGCTTCCAATGCATCTTCCATGGCTTCCAATGCTTCCTGGGAGCTGCCAGGatccctgcccctcatcagcaTCCCA TACTCCATGCATTGCTGCGTGCTGGGTTTCCTCTCCTGCTCCGTTTTTCTGCACATGAGCTTTGAACTGAAAGTGCTGCTACTTCTGCTGTGGCTGGTGGCATCGTCTTCCCTATTTCTGCACTCCTACGCCTGGCTGTCCGACTGCCTCATCGCCCACCTTTATCAGAGCCCTTTGGACTCCAG ACCAGGGGTGCTGAAGGAACCCAAACTGATGGGAGCTATCtacttcttcatcttcttcttcacGCTCCTTGTCCTGGCTCGGCAG AATGAGTATTACTGCCGCCTGGACTTCCTGTGGaagaagaagctgaggcaggagcgaGAGGAGACTGAGACAATGGAGAACCTGACTCGGCTCCTTCTGGAGAATGTACTCCCGGCACATGTGGCCCCCCAGTTCATAGGCCAGAACCGGCGCAATGAG GACCTCTACCACCAGTCGTACGAATGTGTTTGTGTCCTCTTTGCATCGGTCCCGGACTTTAAGGAATTCTATTCTGAATCTAACATCAATCATGAGGGCCTGGAGTGTCTGCGGCTGCTCAATGAGATAATCGCTGATTTTGATGAG CTGCTTTCCAAGCCAAAGTTCAGTGGAGTAGAGAAGATCAAAACTATCggcagcacctacatggcagccaCGGGCTTGAACGCCACGTCTGGACAGGATACACAACAG GACGCGGATCGAAGTTGCAGCCATCTGGGCACCATGGTGGAATTTGCAGTGGCCCTGGGGTCTAAGCTGGATATGATCAACAAGCACTCATTCAATAACTTCCGCCTGCGTGTGG GGTTGAACCATGGACCAGTAGTAGCAGGAGTGATTGGGGCGCAGAAGCCACAATACGACATCTGGGGGAACACAGTGAATGTGGCCAGCCGCATGGAGAGTACAGGAGTTCTTGGCAAGATCCAA GTGACTGAGGAGACAGCTAGGGCCCTGCAATCCCTGGGGTATATATGCTACAGCCGGGGTGTCATCAAGGTCAAAGGCAAAGGGCAACTCTGTACGTACTTCCTGAACACAGACCTGACAAGAACTGGATCTCCCTCAGCACCCTAG
- the Ltb4r gene encoding leukotriene B4 receptor 1 yields the protein MAPNTTSSAASSSPGSMSLSLPIALLSVALAVGLPGNSFVVWSILKRMQKRSVTALLVLNLALADLAVLLTAPFFLHFLARGTWNFRVIGCRLCHYVCGVSMYASVLLITIMSLDRSLAVARPFVSQKVRTKTIARWVLASIWVVSFLLATPVIVYRSVKRLNRTLICQPYYPSDGHMAFHLLFETITGFLLPFLAVVASYSDIGRRLQARRFRRSRRTGRLVVLIILAFAAFWLPYHLVNLVEAGRALAGWDKTDSVGKHLKMARYVLIALAFLSSSVNPVLYACAGGGLLRSAGVGFVVKLLEATGSEVYSTRRGGYPVPVPEGHTRLS from the coding sequence ATGGCTCCAAACACTACATCTTCTGCGGCATCTTCCTCTCCCGGtagcatgtctctgtctctgcctattGCCCTGCTGTCTGTGGCCTTGGCTGTGGGGCTTCCTGGCAATAGCTTCGTGGTGTGGAGCATCCTGAAGAGGATGCAGAAACGCTCCGTCACCGCCCTGCTGGTGCTGAACTTAGCTCTGGCCGACCTGGCTGTGTTGCTCACTGCTCCCTTTTTTCTACACTTCCTGGCTCGAGGCACATGGAATTTTAGAGTGATCGGTTGCCGCCTGTGCCACTATGTTTGTGGAGTAAGCATGTATGCCAGCGTCCTACTTATCACCATCATGAGTCTGGACCGCTCATTGGCAGTGGCCAGGCCCTTTGTGTCCCAGAAGGTGCGCACTAAGACGATTGCCAGATGGGTGTTGGCAAGCATCTGGGTGGTGTCTTTTCTGCTGGCTACACCAGTCATTGTGTACCGTTCAGTAAAACGGCTCAACAGGACTCTGATCTGCCAGCCGTATTATCCCAGCGACGGGCATATGGCTTTCCATCTACTTTTTGAAACCATCACTGGCTTCCTGCTGCCCTTTCTGGCAGTGGTGGCCAGCTACTCTGACATCGGACGCAGGCTGCAGGCTCGGCGCTTCCGCCGCAGTCGCCGCACCGGCCGCCTGGTGGTCCTCATCATCCTGGCCTTCGCCGCCTTCTGGCTGCCTTACCACCTGGTGAACCTGGTGGAAGCCGGCCGCGCGCTGGCGGGTTGGGACAAGACCGACTCTGTGGGGAAGCATCTGAAGATGGCCCGCTACGTCCTCATCGCGCTGGCCTTCCTGAGCAGCAGCGTGAACCCGGTGCTGTATGCGTGCGCGGGCGGCGGCTTGCTCCGCTCAGCGGGCGTGGGCTTTGTAGTCAAGCTGCTGGAGGCCACTGGCTCCGAGGTGTACAGTACCCGCCGCGGGGGATACCCTGTGCCAGTCCCAGAAGGCCACACCCGCCTGTCCTGA